In one Mucilaginibacter ginsenosidivorax genomic region, the following are encoded:
- a CDS encoding mannose-1-phosphate guanylyltransferase: MNKNYYAIIMAGGIGSRFWPISRTSHPKQFIDILGTGKTLIQNTYERFLKVCPKENIYVVTNESYTKLVKTQLPDMEDQQILTEPVMRNTAPCVAYGCFKIESLNPDAAIVVAPSDQQILDEDAFVTAIIKSLETATANNCLVTLGIKPSRPDTGYGYIQYTDNTINSDFHKVKTFTEKPTLDIAKTFIQSGDFLWNAGIFVWSAKEIVKAFDTFLPEMHEIFADARPVYNTDDEKAHIHKAYQQCVNISIDYGIMEKANNVYVLPSEFGWSDLGTWASIYDLAEKDYVGNAVIPSEKVIMYDSSNCMVNVPGEKLVILKGLHDFIVVESNNTLMICPRSEEQNVKQIVADVKSKFGAKYI, encoded by the coding sequence ATGAACAAAAACTACTATGCCATCATCATGGCAGGCGGAATAGGTAGCCGTTTTTGGCCTATAAGCCGCACATCGCATCCTAAACAATTCATTGATATTCTTGGAACCGGCAAAACCCTGATACAAAATACTTATGAACGCTTTTTAAAAGTTTGTCCTAAAGAAAATATTTATGTTGTAACTAACGAAAGTTACACCAAACTTGTAAAAACGCAGCTTCCGGATATGGAAGACCAGCAAATACTTACCGAGCCGGTTATGCGCAATACCGCCCCTTGCGTGGCTTACGGATGTTTTAAGATAGAAAGCCTTAATCCTGACGCGGCCATTGTTGTGGCTCCCTCCGATCAGCAAATATTAGATGAAGATGCTTTTGTAACAGCCATCATTAAATCGTTAGAAACCGCCACCGCTAACAATTGCCTGGTAACTCTTGGCATCAAACCGTCAAGGCCGGATACCGGCTATGGTTATATTCAATACACTGATAACACCATAAATTCAGACTTCCACAAGGTGAAAACTTTTACTGAAAAGCCAACACTTGATATAGCAAAAACTTTTATCCAAAGCGGCGACTTTTTATGGAACGCAGGTATTTTTGTATGGTCGGCCAAGGAGATTGTAAAAGCTTTTGATACTTTTTTGCCCGAAATGCATGAGATTTTTGCCGATGCGAGGCCGGTTTATAATACAGATGACGAAAAAGCCCATATACACAAAGCTTATCAGCAATGTGTTAACATATCCATTGACTATGGGATTATGGAAAAAGCCAATAATGTGTATGTATTGCCATCAGAATTTGGATGGAGTGACCTGGGCACGTGGGCGTCTATCTATGACCTTGCCGAGAAGGATTACGTTGGCAACGCAGTAATCCCTTCAGAAAAAGTGATCATGTACGATTCATCAAACTGTATGGTAAACGTACCTGGCGAAAAACTCGTGATTTTAAAGGGGCTGCATGATTTTATCGTAGTTGAATCCAACAATACCCTGATGATTTGCCCGAGAAGTGAGGAGCAAAATGTGAAACAGATTGTTGCCGACGTGAAGAGCAAGTTTGGAGCGAAGTATATTTAG
- a CDS encoding DUF1800 domain-containing protein — translation MKSLKGLMLPLFVLIGGLLFFSSFYSRDNPNEIHKFPYKQAGLSKNQAAAHLLSRFTYGATPGQVEAVVREGLEKWFSEQLDAELPDDSLSQVLESFDALKLSNSQIVDTYPRPGIVARRAVKDGVINKDSIQSNKPEYKKMLQDYMVKSGMKPQQELFRQFIHQKILRAAYTNNQLQEVMTSFWFNHFNVSITKNECAQFIPDYERDVIRPNALGKFNDLLLATAKSPAMLYYLDNFSSASALPEKPKMTLKLVFADTTKQAMALNKLKKARQQRGLNENYAREVMELHTLGVDGGYSQQDVTQAAKVLTGWSVYPMGDYSKGNDIISKVIDKGIIADGMVHDGDFLFTPGRHDNGEKVVLGRHFGPNGGYDEGVQLLNMLAHHPSTAKFISRKLAVRFVSDAPPQSLIDKMAKTFLNSDGNIKQVLITMVSAPEFWSASALREKTKSPFELAINTVRSLNAQVTQPYQLYTWINRMGEKVYYYQAPTGFPDKGQYWINTGALLSRMNFGLAFATGRIPGITFDLLKLNKGHEPESSQAALVAYSKLIMPERPLDNTIKQLTPMLNDPQLVVKVDKASNINTPPVKDALSMVGDTMGKKARVQVMPKPDEAKSMMAQVVGIIIGSPEYQRR, via the coding sequence ATGAAATCATTAAAAGGGTTGATGCTGCCATTGTTTGTGCTCATTGGCGGTTTGCTGTTTTTTTCGTCGTTTTATAGCCGCGATAATCCAAACGAGATTCATAAATTCCCGTATAAGCAAGCCGGCTTAAGTAAAAATCAGGCAGCGGCACATTTACTAAGCCGCTTTACTTATGGTGCTACGCCAGGTCAGGTTGAAGCCGTTGTCCGCGAGGGTTTGGAAAAATGGTTTAGCGAGCAATTGGATGCTGAACTACCCGACGATTCCCTTAGCCAGGTGCTGGAGAGCTTTGATGCACTTAAGTTAAGCAATAGCCAAATTGTTGATACCTATCCGCGGCCAGGTATTGTAGCACGGCGGGCTGTAAAAGATGGGGTTATTAATAAAGATTCGATTCAAAGCAACAAGCCTGAGTATAAAAAGATGCTGCAGGACTACATGGTAAAAAGCGGCATGAAACCACAGCAGGAGTTGTTCAGGCAGTTTATACATCAAAAAATATTAAGGGCAGCTTATACAAATAACCAGTTGCAAGAGGTGATGACTAGTTTTTGGTTTAACCATTTCAATGTATCCATCACTAAAAATGAATGCGCCCAGTTTATTCCTGATTATGAGCGCGATGTTATCAGGCCCAACGCATTGGGTAAGTTTAATGATTTGTTATTAGCCACAGCCAAATCGCCGGCTATGTTATATTACCTGGATAATTTTAGCAGCGCATCTGCCCTGCCGGAGAAGCCTAAAATGACACTCAAATTGGTGTTTGCCGATACAACTAAGCAAGCCATGGCGCTTAACAAGTTAAAAAAAGCAAGGCAGCAACGTGGCCTTAATGAAAACTACGCCCGCGAAGTAATGGAACTGCATACGCTGGGTGTTGATGGCGGATACAGCCAGCAGGATGTTACCCAGGCTGCTAAGGTGCTTACAGGCTGGTCGGTATACCCTATGGGCGATTATAGCAAGGGAAACGACATCATATCAAAAGTTATAGATAAAGGCATTATTGCTGATGGAATGGTGCACGACGGCGACTTTTTATTCACCCCGGGTCGGCATGATAACGGTGAGAAGGTTGTATTAGGCCGGCATTTTGGGCCCAACGGCGGTTACGATGAAGGTGTACAATTATTGAATATGCTGGCACATCACCCATCTACAGCAAAATTTATATCGCGTAAGCTGGCGGTAAGGTTTGTGAGCGATGCACCGCCACAAAGTTTAATTGATAAAATGGCCAAAACCTTTTTAAACAGTGATGGCAATATTAAACAGGTATTAATTACGATGGTATCTGCGCCGGAGTTTTGGTCGGCATCAGCCTTGCGCGAGAAAACAAAATCGCCGTTTGAGCTTGCCATAAATACCGTGCGTAGCTTAAATGCTCAGGTAACACAGCCCTACCAGTTATATACCTGGATAAACCGCATGGGCGAAAAAGTATACTATTACCAGGCGCCAACCGGTTTTCCGGATAAAGGCCAGTATTGGATCAATACAGGCGCTTTACTTAGCCGGATGAATTTCGGGCTGGCTTTTGCCACTGGACGGATACCGGGGATTACATTCGATTTGTTAAAATTAAACAAAGGCCACGAGCCCGAAAGCAGCCAGGCGGCACTTGTTGCCTACAGCAAACTTATTATGCCCGAACGGCCGCTGGATAACACCATAAAACAACTAACCCCAATGCTCAATGATCCGCAGCTGGTGGTAAAGGTAGATAAGGCAAGCAATATTAACACGCCGCCGGTTAAAGATGCCTTATCAATGGTAGGCGACACTATGGGTAAAAAAGCCAGGGTACAAGTAATGCCTAAGCCCGACGAAGCAAAATCAATGATGGCCCAGGTAGTAGGTATTATCATCGGATCGCCGGAATACCAAAGACGTTAA
- a CDS encoding DUF1501 domain-containing protein gives MLSRRGFLKTGGLALFGVGLMGGIPAFIAEAAAQDKIIAPYKKGKTLVCIFQRGAMDGLMAVTPFTDQYLKEARPGLFMDAAKTDNNNPLIDLDGRFGLHPAMKAFEPMFREKRLGIVHGIGSPNNTRSHFDAQDYMESGTPFNKGTASGWLNRAVGLLGHDALTPFTAVSLTSAMPRSFYGDNPAVAISNLQDFALQMRGNPAGTNLAAKSFEELYDRTAPGLLKDTGKESFDALKMLQKANIKNYIPANGAVYPNSALGNSLKQIAQLIKMNVGMEVAFAESNGWDTHFNQGTGNGIFARNVADLSNSMMAFWTDIGSTYQDDVTVMTMTEFGRTVHQNGTGGTDHGRASCNFILGNGVNGGLVHGSMQPLAAENLEDGRDLAVTTDFRNVFSEVADKHLRISNDKILFPDFTAKPIGVFKA, from the coding sequence ATGTTATCAAGACGAGGATTTTTAAAAACAGGTGGGCTTGCGCTTTTTGGCGTTGGGCTTATGGGCGGTATCCCGGCATTTATAGCCGAAGCTGCCGCGCAGGATAAGATAATAGCCCCTTATAAAAAAGGCAAAACGCTGGTGTGCATTTTTCAGCGTGGCGCTATGGATGGGCTGATGGCCGTAACTCCGTTTACCGATCAATACCTTAAGGAGGCCCGTCCCGGCTTATTTATGGATGCAGCCAAAACAGATAACAACAATCCACTTATAGATCTGGATGGCAGGTTTGGATTACATCCCGCTATGAAAGCTTTTGAACCTATGTTTCGCGAAAAAAGGCTGGGCATAGTGCATGGTATCGGCTCGCCAAATAATACCCGCTCACATTTTGATGCGCAGGATTATATGGAAAGCGGTACTCCTTTTAATAAAGGTACCGCCAGTGGCTGGCTTAACCGTGCGGTTGGCCTGTTAGGACATGATGCACTTACGCCTTTTACGGCGGTAAGCTTAACATCGGCTATGCCCCGGTCTTTTTATGGCGATAACCCGGCTGTTGCCATCAGCAATCTGCAGGATTTTGCTTTGCAAATGCGCGGCAACCCGGCAGGCACCAACCTGGCCGCAAAAAGCTTTGAGGAGCTTTATGACAGAACCGCTCCTGGTTTATTAAAAGATACTGGCAAAGAAAGTTTTGATGCCTTAAAAATGCTGCAAAAGGCTAATATTAAAAATTATATACCGGCCAACGGAGCAGTTTATCCAAACTCGGCCTTAGGCAATTCTTTAAAGCAAATTGCGCAGCTGATAAAAATGAATGTGGGTATGGAGGTAGCTTTTGCCGAATCAAACGGTTGGGATACGCACTTTAACCAGGGAACAGGGAATGGCATATTTGCCCGTAATGTAGCCGACCTGAGTAATAGCATGATGGCTTTTTGGACAGATATAGGCAGCACCTACCAGGATGATGTAACAGTAATGACGATGACCGAGTTTGGCCGTACTGTTCATCAAAACGGTACTGGTGGTACCGACCATGGCCGCGCATCATGCAACTTTATTTTAGGCAACGGTGTAAACGGGGGCCTGGTGCATGGCAGCATGCAGCCACTTGCTGCAGAGAACCTTGAAGATGGCCGCGACCTTGCGGTTACAACCGATTTCAGGAATGTGTTTAGCGAGGTGGCCGATAAGCACCTCAGGATCAGCAATGATAAAATTCTTTTTCCCGATTTCACTGCCAAACCAATAGGAGTGTTTAAAGCCTGA
- the lhgO gene encoding L-2-hydroxyglutarate oxidase has product MENLYDLVIVGGGIVGMATAYKINTRNPDKKILVLEKEGEVAAHQTGHNSGVIHSGIYYKPNSYKAKLCVDGRRELVAFAKEHNVPHDICGKIIVATKQSELAHMNKVFNNGLANGVEGIECINSAQIKEIEPYCEGIEGIWVPCTGIIGFAAVTRKYRELFEAKFSQSKVLTNCAATAFEHHAGYTTVVASKGTFNTKYLITAGGLQADRLAAGAGAPSEAHIVGFRGDYFDLTEQGKSKVKNLIYPVPNPEFPFLGVHFTRMIDGTVECGPNAVFVFKREGYGKTDFSLGDTIEALKFKGTWNLFTKHWRFGLDEYRRAFSKKRFLTGLQQLIPSLTMDDLQPGRAGVRAMAISAEGETLDDFKIEAKDNMLHVINAPSPAATASLAIGNAIADMAAIQFGFY; this is encoded by the coding sequence ATGGAAAATTTATATGACCTCGTTATCGTAGGTGGTGGCATAGTAGGTATGGCAACAGCCTATAAAATCAATACCCGCAACCCGGATAAAAAAATCCTGGTGCTGGAGAAGGAAGGCGAGGTAGCCGCCCACCAAACGGGCCATAATTCGGGAGTTATACACTCAGGTATTTATTATAAGCCTAATTCGTACAAAGCTAAATTATGTGTAGATGGCCGCCGGGAACTGGTTGCGTTCGCAAAAGAGCATAATGTACCTCATGACATTTGCGGAAAAATCATTGTCGCCACTAAACAATCCGAGTTGGCCCATATGAACAAGGTTTTTAATAATGGCCTCGCCAACGGTGTAGAGGGGATTGAATGTATTAACAGTGCGCAGATTAAAGAAATTGAACCTTATTGCGAAGGGATTGAAGGCATCTGGGTGCCTTGTACCGGAATCATCGGCTTTGCTGCTGTTACCCGTAAATACCGCGAACTGTTTGAGGCCAAATTCTCCCAAAGCAAGGTGCTTACCAATTGTGCTGCTACAGCATTTGAACACCATGCTGGCTATACTACTGTAGTTGCCAGTAAAGGCACCTTTAATACAAAATATTTGATAACTGCCGGTGGCTTGCAGGCCGATAGACTGGCAGCCGGCGCAGGTGCACCAAGCGAGGCCCATATAGTTGGTTTCAGGGGCGATTATTTTGATTTGACCGAGCAAGGGAAAAGCAAAGTGAAGAATCTCATTTATCCGGTTCCAAACCCTGAGTTCCCTTTCCTCGGGGTACATTTTACCAGGATGATTGACGGTACCGTAGAGTGCGGCCCCAACGCCGTATTTGTATTTAAGCGCGAAGGATATGGTAAAACAGATTTCTCTTTAGGCGATACTATCGAAGCTTTAAAATTTAAAGGCACCTGGAATCTGTTTACAAAACACTGGCGTTTTGGGCTTGATGAGTACCGGCGCGCCTTTTCAAAAAAACGTTTTTTAACCGGTCTGCAACAGCTTATTCCCAGCCTTACTATGGACGATTTGCAGCCCGGCCGCGCCGGCGTAAGGGCAATGGCCATATCTGCCGAAGGCGAAACTCTCGATGATTTTAAAATTGAGGCCAAGGATAATATGCTGCATGTTATCAACGCCCCATCACCGGCGGCAACAGCATCGTTAGCTATTGGCAATGCAATTGCCGATATGGCTGCCATTCAGTTTGGTTTTTATTAG
- the rfbD gene encoding dTDP-4-dehydrorhamnose reductase, whose protein sequence is MSFDMQNIVVFGASGQLGQCLKKVAALKGITSIFFLPESEANILDADLLNQIFERYKPTHVINCAAYTAVDKAEDDIDLARKINKTGAENLAIQCKAYGAALVQVSTDFVFKGDKPNPLVEDDIAEPISIYGLTKLEGEQDVAAILPAHYIIRTSWLYSEFANNFVKTMLKLGAERDELKIIADQVGTPTYGIDLAGAILDIITSGTDNYGIYHYSNEGVTSWYDFAKGIFDISNTQVKTNPIRTSEYPTRAARPAFSVMDKSKIKKTFGISIPYWRDSLIVCIKALESVQ, encoded by the coding sequence ATAAGTTTCGATATGCAAAATATAGTGGTGTTTGGTGCTTCGGGTCAGCTGGGGCAATGTTTAAAAAAGGTGGCCGCCCTTAAAGGTATAACTTCGATATTTTTCCTCCCGGAATCTGAGGCTAATATTCTTGATGCCGATTTGCTGAACCAGATATTTGAACGATATAAACCTACTCACGTCATTAATTGTGCGGCTTACACTGCGGTAGATAAAGCGGAGGACGATATTGACCTTGCCCGTAAAATCAACAAAACCGGAGCCGAAAATTTGGCAATCCAATGTAAGGCGTATGGCGCAGCATTAGTACAGGTATCAACTGATTTTGTGTTTAAAGGGGATAAACCCAATCCACTGGTTGAGGACGATATTGCTGAACCGATAAGCATTTATGGCCTTACGAAATTAGAAGGCGAACAGGATGTTGCCGCTATATTGCCGGCGCACTACATTATCCGCACCAGTTGGTTGTACTCTGAATTTGCCAATAATTTTGTTAAAACAATGCTTAAGCTTGGTGCAGAAAGGGACGAGTTAAAGATTATTGCCGACCAGGTAGGCACGCCAACCTATGGTATCGATCTGGCGGGCGCGATATTGGATATCATTACTTCTGGTACAGATAATTATGGTATTTATCATTACAGCAATGAGGGTGTAACGTCCTGGTATGATTTTGCCAAAGGCATATTTGATATATCAAACACGCAGGTAAAAACCAACCCGATACGTACAAGTGAATATCCTACCAGGGCAGCAAGGCCTGCTTTTTCTGTAATGGATAAATCCAAAATAAAAAAAACATTTGGCATCAGTATTCCGTATTGGCGTGATAGTTTGATAGTTTGTATTAAAGCGCTTGAATCTGTACAATAA
- the rfbA gene encoding glucose-1-phosphate thymidylyltransferase RfbA has translation MKGIILAGGSGTRLYPITKAISKQLMPIYDKPMIYYPLSVLMLAGINEILIITTPEDQPGFVRLLGDGSELGCRFEFAVQEVPNGLAQAFVIGADFIGTDKVALVLGDNIFYGSGFSTLMQSFNDVKGAAIFAYPVADPERYGVVEFDKNFKAVSIEEKPLKPKSSYAVPGLYFYDNQVVEIAKNIPASPRGEFEITDVNRVYLEKEQLHVGVMDRGTAWLDTGTFDSLSDATEFVRVIEKRQATKIGCIEEVAYRMGFINYESLQALAQKYIKSGYGKYIQSIQQ, from the coding sequence ATGAAAGGAATTATCCTGGCAGGCGGTTCCGGAACCCGCCTATATCCAATTACCAAAGCTATAAGTAAGCAGTTGATGCCTATTTATGATAAACCAATGATTTATTATCCCTTATCGGTATTGATGCTGGCCGGGATAAATGAGATATTAATTATAACTACGCCCGAAGATCAGCCAGGCTTTGTACGCTTGCTGGGCGACGGAAGCGAGCTTGGCTGCCGCTTTGAATTTGCTGTACAGGAAGTACCGAACGGCCTCGCCCAGGCTTTTGTAATTGGAGCCGATTTTATTGGCACTGATAAAGTAGCTTTGGTACTTGGTGATAATATATTTTACGGATCGGGCTTTAGCACATTGATGCAAAGTTTTAATGACGTAAAGGGGGCCGCAATATTTGCCTACCCCGTTGCCGATCCTGAGCGTTATGGTGTAGTTGAATTTGATAAAAATTTTAAAGCTGTTTCGATAGAAGAGAAGCCATTGAAGCCTAAATCATCCTACGCGGTTCCCGGCCTTTATTTTTACGATAACCAGGTAGTTGAAATAGCCAAAAATATCCCGGCTTCGCCAAGAGGCGAATTTGAGATTACAGATGTTAACCGTGTGTATCTTGAAAAAGAGCAATTGCATGTTGGCGTCATGGATAGGGGTACCGCATGGCTTGATACAGGTACTTTTGATTCATTGAGCGATGCCACTGAATTTGTACGTGTAATTGAAAAACGACAGGCAACCAAAATAGGCTGTATAGAAGAGGTTGCTTACCGCATGGGATTCATCAATTACGAAAGCCTGCAGGCTTTAGCTCAAAAGTATATTAAAAGTGGTTACGGCAAGTATATTCAAAGCATACAACAATAG
- a CDS encoding GDP-L-fucose synthase family protein yields the protein MEKDSKIYIAGHRGMVGSAIHRKLLKEGFTNFITRTSDVLDLRNQQQVADFFAQEKPDYVFLAAAKVGGIIANNTYRAEFLYDNLQIQNNIIHNSYLNGVKKLMFLGSSCIYPKMAAQPLKEEYLLTGPLEDTNEPYAIAKIAGIKMCDAYRAQYGCNYISAMPTNLYGLNDNYHPQNSHVLPALIRRFHEAKEQDAPSVTIWGTGSPKREFLFADDLAEACFYLMQNYNEPGLVNIGTGEDLSIKDLAYLIKEVIGYTGEIVFDTSKPDGTPRKLMDVTKLSKAGWKYHTTLKEGITFAYHDYLSKGVFVTER from the coding sequence ATGGAAAAAGACTCCAAGATATATATTGCAGGCCATCGTGGAATGGTAGGTTCGGCCATTCACAGGAAACTGTTGAAAGAAGGATTTACCAATTTTATAACCAGAACATCAGATGTACTCGATTTGCGTAATCAACAACAGGTAGCTGATTTTTTTGCGCAGGAAAAGCCCGATTATGTTTTTTTAGCAGCCGCAAAAGTTGGCGGGATTATAGCCAATAATACCTACCGTGCCGAGTTTTTGTATGATAATCTCCAAATTCAAAATAATATTATCCATAACTCCTATTTAAACGGAGTTAAAAAACTGATGTTTTTGGGTTCAAGTTGTATATATCCTAAAATGGCAGCCCAGCCGTTAAAAGAAGAATATCTTTTAACCGGTCCGCTTGAAGATACTAACGAGCCTTATGCAATAGCCAAAATAGCGGGCATAAAAATGTGTGATGCCTATCGTGCACAATACGGATGTAATTATATATCGGCGATGCCAACTAATTTATATGGCCTTAATGATAATTACCACCCTCAAAACTCACATGTTTTGCCAGCTTTAATACGTCGGTTTCACGAAGCCAAAGAACAAGACGCGCCAAGCGTTACTATTTGGGGTACAGGATCGCCTAAACGGGAGTTTTTATTTGCTGATGACCTGGCCGAGGCTTGTTTTTACCTGATGCAAAATTATAATGAACCCGGCCTGGTTAATATCGGTACAGGTGAAGATCTGTCGATTAAAGATTTGGCGTATTTGATTAAAGAAGTAATTGGTTATACCGGTGAAATAGTTTTTGATACGTCAAAACCCGATGGAACACCACGTAAATTAATGGATGTTACCAAGCTGAGTAAAGCCGGCTGGAAATATCACACCACGCTAAAGGAAGGTATTACATTTGCGTACCATGATTATTTAAGTAAGGGCGTATTTGTTACAGAGCGATAA
- a CDS encoding sialidase family protein — protein MTLETDTTLKIDTAVSLIDTVFQNRINGYAAYRAPVLLNTQQGTLIAFCEGRKIGGGDSGEVDVVFRRSVDNGKTWGEQRVAFHDGKNACDNPSVVQDQTTGTIWLVMSQNLNKDFEDSIIATKNTHGRTVWVASSNDDGVTWTIPTEITQAVKDPSWHWYATGPGTGIQLAHGPHKGRLIIGCDHSFFTDADKFMYSSHIIYSDDHGVSWHASGNTIANTNECQPVEVSSNNKQYNGEILLNSRYYGGGSFRAQSNSYDGGITWTASLPVLSLTDPICEGSIYRYSWKTDSTVSCLLFSNLNSLGYRVNLTLKMSLDEGRTWQLLKVLHKGPAGYSSLSVINKKTVACLYESGTVDPYETIVFVRL, from the coding sequence GTGACTTTAGAAACGGATACTACTTTAAAAATAGATACTGCAGTATCACTTATTGATACTGTTTTTCAAAATAGAATAAATGGTTACGCAGCCTATCGCGCACCTGTATTGTTAAACACGCAACAAGGTACATTGATCGCTTTTTGCGAAGGTAGAAAGATAGGCGGAGGAGATTCTGGCGAGGTTGATGTTGTTTTCAGGCGCTCTGTTGATAACGGCAAAACTTGGGGTGAACAGCGAGTAGCATTTCATGACGGAAAAAATGCTTGCGACAATCCGTCGGTTGTTCAGGACCAAACCACAGGTACTATTTGGCTGGTGATGTCGCAAAATTTAAATAAGGATTTCGAAGATTCTATAATTGCCACAAAAAATACACATGGCCGCACTGTTTGGGTGGCAAGCAGCAACGATGATGGCGTTACCTGGACAATCCCTACCGAAATTACGCAAGCTGTTAAGGACCCTTCATGGCACTGGTATGCTACGGGCCCTGGAACAGGAATACAGTTAGCTCACGGCCCACACAAAGGCAGGCTAATTATTGGATGTGATCATTCCTTTTTTACAGATGCCGACAAATTCATGTACAGCTCTCATATTATTTACAGTGATGACCACGGAGTTAGCTGGCATGCAAGCGGAAATACAATAGCAAACACCAATGAATGTCAGCCGGTTGAAGTTTCTTCAAACAACAAGCAGTATAACGGCGAAATTTTGCTAAACAGCAGGTATTACGGAGGAGGATCTTTTCGGGCGCAATCCAACAGTTATGATGGCGGCATTACCTGGACAGCGTCCTTACCGGTACTTTCCCTCACCGATCCAATTTGCGAAGGAAGCATATATCGATATTCATGGAAAACGGATAGTACTGTCAGCTGTTTGTTATTCTCCAACTTAAACTCATTAGGATACCGCGTTAATTTAACACTCAAGATGAGCCTTGACGAGGGACGGACCTGGCAGCTTTTGAAAGTGTTGCATAAGGGGCCCGCAGGTTATTCCAGCCTAAGTGTAATAAACAAAAAAACTGTCGCCTGCCTTTACGAGTCGGGCACGGTTGACCCTTATGAAACTATAGTTTTTGTGCGGCTATAG
- the rfbC gene encoding dTDP-4-dehydrorhamnose 3,5-epimerase yields the protein MTIVPTLLEGCIVITPRIFNDDRGYFFESYNEQNFNKALGYQANFVQDNQSYSTKGVLRGLHLQKGEHAQAKLVRVTKGEVLDVAVDLRTGSPTYGQHFSVKLSEENNQQLFIPRGFAHGFIVLSDVAVFQYKCDNYYNKTAEGGLHYADPELNIDWGMSATELLVSEKDLELPFLKDAGDLGF from the coding sequence ATGACAATTGTCCCAACCCTACTCGAGGGATGTATAGTGATTACCCCAAGAATATTTAATGATGATCGGGGATATTTTTTTGAATCGTACAATGAACAAAATTTCAATAAAGCACTGGGCTACCAGGCTAATTTTGTTCAGGATAATCAATCTTATTCAACCAAAGGTGTACTCAGGGGGCTACATCTTCAAAAAGGCGAACATGCACAGGCAAAATTGGTAAGAGTAACAAAAGGAGAGGTATTGGATGTTGCTGTTGATCTGAGAACCGGATCACCTACCTACGGGCAACACTTTTCGGTAAAGCTATCCGAAGAAAATAATCAACAACTTTTTATTCCCAGGGGATTTGCACATGGCTTTATTGTTTTGAGCGATGTGGCAGTTTTTCAATACAAATGCGATAATTATTATAACAAAACCGCCGAAGGTGGTTTACATTATGCAGATCCGGAATTGAATATTGATTGGGGTATGTCGGCAACTGAACTGTTGGTGTCTGAAAAAGACCTGGAGCTGCCATTTTTAAAAGATGCAGGCGATCTGGGTTTTTAA